The DNA sequence CAGGGTCGTCGGGCCGAACTGGTCGCGTCCCTCGACGGAGTAGTCGTTGTGTCGTTCGAGCTCGGCGAGCGCGCGGTCCTCGTCCTGGTCGTCGTCGAACCCGACGTGCCAGCGCTCCCGGCCGTTCTCGATCCGGAACGGGCCGGTGATGTAGCCGCCGTTGTCCTGGATGGTCGCCATGGCGTTCGTCTGCTCGATCGTCGTCCCGATCTCGGCGACGTTGTCCCGCTTCGAGAGGATGTAACAGTCCGTCATGTTCGGGTGCTCCCGGAGCGCGCGGAGTCCGTCGTCGAGCGCACCCATCGAGTCCGCCTGCGCGATGAGTCGCGTCTCGAGTTTCTCGTCGTCCGTATCGAGTTGCCACTGGACGGCCGAGAACGCGATGTCGACGTCGTCGGTCGTATCGATGAACGGGCAATCGTACTGCCGCATGTCGATATCGAGGTCGATCATCGCTCGATAGCCAACAACAACCATGGAGGGAATTAACTGTTTTCATTTCTGGCACGTCCGACCGGCGACGGCCGACCCGTTCGCGACCGTGCGACCGCGATCGTCGTTGATATGTTAACGGCGCCGTTTTACCGTGCCCCTAGCGAACGTTTCTCGTGTTCGAGCCATGTCTCAGGACCAGGTTACACCGCCGACGGTGACGCGAGAGGACATTCACAGGATCGACGACGACTCGTTTACCGAACGGAACATCTGTCTCGTCACGGGCGCCGGATCGGGGATCGGACGTGCGACCGCGCTCGCGGCCGCGGGCAACGGGCTCACCGTCGCGGCGACCGACGTCGACGAGGACGGCCTCGAGGGTACCGTCGATCGGGGCGCGGAACTCGATCTCGCGGGGTCGATCGAACCGATCGCGGGGGATCTCACGGACGACGACGACATCGAGCGGATCGTCGCGGACGCCGCGGAACTGGGCGACGTCAAGTACCTCGCGAACGTCGCGGGGATGCAACACATCGATTCGATCGACGACTTCCCGATGGCGGCCTACGATCGAATGCACCAGGTGATGCTTCGAGCGCCGCTGTACCTCTCGAAGCTGTGCATTCCGCACTTCCGGGAGACCGAGGACGGACAGGGGTGCGTCGGTAACATGGCCTCGGTCCACGGCCACTACGTCACCAGCGACAAGGTCGGCTACAACGTCTCGAAGTTCGGCCTGCGCGGGCTGACACAGTCGATCGCCGCCGAGGGCGACGGCGAGATCCGCTCGTTCTCGGTCAGCACCGGCTACGTCCAGACGCCGCTCGTGACGGACCAGCTAGAGGACACCGCCGAACAGCGCGGCATCAGCGTCGACGAGGTGGTCGAGGACGTGATGCTCGGCCAGTCCCGCGTCAAAGAGATGATGGACCCGATCGACGTGGGGAACCTCTTCCTGCTCGGCTTCTCGGATCTGGGACGGCACCTCGACGGTGGAGACCTGTTGTTTGATGGTGGAATGACTCTTACGTACGAGTGAGTTCCATGTCCGCAGATACCAGCCTGGAAGACGTCGACGAGATCGTTCACGAACCCAGCGAGGAGTTCGTCGAGTCGACGAACGTCCACGAGTTCATGCAGGCGTACGACATCGACGACTACGACGAACTCGTCGAGCGAACCACGACGGACCTCGAGGGCGTCGAGGCGTCGGGCGTCGACTGGTTCTGGGACGAACTGGTCGACTACCTCGATATCGAGTTCTACGAGGAGTACGACGACGTACGGGACGACAGCGAGGGGCCGCAGTTCACCGACTGGTACCCCGGGGGCGAACTCAACGTCGCCCACAACGTCTGCGATCGCCACGCCGCCGTCGACGAGGAACGACGCAACACGGTCGCGACCATCTGGGAGGGCGAGGACGGCGATATTCGAGAGGTAACGTACCACGAACTCCACCGCCAGTCGAACAAGGTCGCCAACGCGCTCGAGGCGCGGGGCATCGAGACCGGGGACACCGTCGGCCTCTACATGCCGATGGTCCCCGAGGTCGTCTCGATCCTCTACGGCTGTTTCAAGGTCGGCGCGATCGCGGTGCCGATCTTCTCCGGGTTCGGTGTCGACGCCGCCGCCACCCGGATCGCGGACGCCGAGTGTTCAGTGCTCTTTACGGGTGACGGCTTCCTCCGACGCGGCGATCCGGTCTTCCTCAAGTCCGCCGCCGACGAGGCGATCGAGGAGGCCGGCTACGTCGAGCACACGATCGTCTTCGACAGATTAGACTCCAGCGATCCGAAGAGCGAGCACGAGATCCCCTGGACCGACGATCGCGACGAGTGGTGGGCCGACGCCGTCGAGTCGGCCGACGACGCGTACGAGACGAAGTCGCTCGACTCGAGCCAGGAGTCGATGCTCCTGTACTCCTCCGGAACCACGGGCAAGCCGAAGGGGATCGTTCACACGCACGCGGGCGTCCAGATCCAGTGTGCCAAGGAACTCCACTTCGGCTTCGACCTCAAGCCCGCCGATCGGTTCTTCTGGGTGAGCGACATCGGCTGGATGATGGGTCCCTGGACGCTGATCGGGACCCACACCTTCGGCGGCACCGTCTTCATGTACGAGGGTGCGCCCGACCA is a window from the Halosolutus amylolyticus genome containing:
- a CDS encoding helix-turn-helix domain-containing protein, which translates into the protein MIDLDIDMRQYDCPFIDTTDDVDIAFSAVQWQLDTDDEKLETRLIAQADSMGALDDGLRALREHPNMTDCYILSKRDNVAEIGTTIEQTNAMATIQDNGGYITGPFRIENGRERWHVGFDDDQDEDRALAELERHNDYSVEGRDQFGPTTLFDLLENSDSATALLEGCRSLTETERETFEVATARGYYETPRDTTLDDLADHFDVSKTAVSMNLRRGERKILKAALTALDQLDDTETF
- a CDS encoding SDR family NAD(P)-dependent oxidoreductase translates to MSQDQVTPPTVTREDIHRIDDDSFTERNICLVTGAGSGIGRATALAAAGNGLTVAATDVDEDGLEGTVDRGAELDLAGSIEPIAGDLTDDDDIERIVADAAELGDVKYLANVAGMQHIDSIDDFPMAAYDRMHQVMLRAPLYLSKLCIPHFRETEDGQGCVGNMASVHGHYVTSDKVGYNVSKFGLRGLTQSIAAEGDGEIRSFSVSTGYVQTPLVTDQLEDTAEQRGISVDEVVEDVMLGQSRVKEMMDPIDVGNLFLLGFSDLGRHLDGGDLLFDGGMTLTYE
- a CDS encoding AMP-binding protein, giving the protein MSADTSLEDVDEIVHEPSEEFVESTNVHEFMQAYDIDDYDELVERTTTDLEGVEASGVDWFWDELVDYLDIEFYEEYDDVRDDSEGPQFTDWYPGGELNVAHNVCDRHAAVDEERRNTVATIWEGEDGDIREVTYHELHRQSNKVANALEARGIETGDTVGLYMPMVPEVVSILYGCFKVGAIAVPIFSGFGVDAAATRIADAECSVLFTGDGFLRRGDPVFLKSAADEAIEEAGYVEHTIVFDRLDSSDPKSEHEIPWTDDRDEWWADAVESADDAYETKSLDSSQESMLLYSSGTTGKPKGIVHTHAGVQIQCAKELHFGFDLKPADRFFWVSDIGWMMGPWTLIGTHTFGGTVFMYEGAPDHPEPDRFWEMIDRHKLTQFGISPTAIRALRKHGDDWLEGHDLSSLRLLGSTGEPWDPESWRWFYENVGGGEAPIINISGGTEICGCFLMPMPTEPLKPCTLGGPGLGMDIDIVNSSGESVKADNERGFLVAKDSCPSMTKSLWSGDERYLNEYWSMFEDMWDHGDWAQKDADGFWFLHGRADDALNVAGRKVGPAEVEGALIDHEAVNQAAAIGAPDDTTGTAVVAYVVLEDGIDETDDLREELRAQVGEELGKPFRPREVLFVDEFPKTQSGKIIRRAIQAIYTGEDLGDMSSIENPGALEDLEEAR